The DNA region AAACAGTGCCAAAACCAATCCTAAAATTAATGCAGGTCTCAAACTACTGGACAATAACTCTTTAAAGGTACCTTTTTCAAATTTCAGTGTTTCCTTTATTTGATTTAAAACTTTTTCGCCTTCTATTTGTCCGTTTACTTTATTTAAAACTTTTGCGGCCTCACTGGTTCTTCCCTTTGAAGCTAACCACCTTGGGCTTTCTGGCACAAACAACAACATAAAGAAAAAAAGTGCCGCTGGTATTACCTCAGAACCTAGCATATAACGCCATCCCATTTCAACGTTCCAAGCCTCAGTGCTTGAGCCTGCTATTTTTAAGTTTATAAAATACACGACATTAATTCCTAAAACTATAGCTAGCTGGTATAATGTTACCAACATACCTCTTTTTTTAGCTGGTGCAATTTCTGAAATATATAAAGGTGACAACATTGATGCTGCCCCAACACCAACACCACCTATAAATCTGGCTATTACAAATTGTGTTAACGTGTTTGGAATTGCAGAGCCTATTGCAGAAATAGAAAAAAGTATTGCGGTAATTAATAAGACTTTCTTTCTTCCGTATCTATCACTCACATAGCCCGCAACCATTGCTCCAAAAACACAGCCCCAAATAGCACTCGATGCCGCCCAACCAGTCATGGCTGCTGATAACTGAAACTTAGTCTGCAAAAAACCAATAGCTCCAGCAATAACTGCCGTATCGTAACCAAACAATAAACCGCCTAAAGCAGCTGTAATGGTTACTATATATATATAACGCTTGTTTATTTTTTGAACTGAAGTGTTTGTGCTTTTCATTTTTATAATTAAG from Tamlana crocina includes:
- a CDS encoding sugar porter family MFS transporter, whose protein sequence is MKSTNTSVQKINKRYIYIVTITAALGGLLFGYDTAVIAGAIGFLQTKFQLSAAMTGWAASSAIWGCVFGAMVAGYVSDRYGRKKVLLITAILFSISAIGSAIPNTLTQFVIARFIGGVGVGAASMLSPLYISEIAPAKKRGMLVTLYQLAIVLGINVVYFINLKIAGSSTEAWNVEMGWRYMLGSEVIPAALFFFMLLFVPESPRWLASKGRTSEAAKVLNKVNGQIEGEKVLNQIKETLKFEKGTFKELLSSSLRPALILGLVLALFSQITGINAIIYYAPEIFKNIGFNTDSALFQTVIIGAVNTLFTFVAILFIDKIGRRKLLIWGLIGMIASLFGVGCVFYFNQSSSVFTLIFILGFIASFASSLGPIPWVIISEIFPTKTRGIAMSCATLMVWLGVVGITQFTPVMLEHLGGAFTFWVFMLNAIFLLGFIYKKLPETSGKTLEDIEESWKK